The stretch of DNA TCCACAAGGTTTACTTTAATGCTTGCCAATTGTGGAACCGGCAATTTCCTAATCAATGGAATTACACCGTCGCCTTCTGTATATCCAATTTCTTCTTTTGTTAGAATAGCTCTTAAATCGTTTCTGCATATTGTTAATCTTGAATTCATTGTCTGTTCATTAGTCATGACCTCAGAAAGGTCGGGAGGGGTGAAAGTCATGTTAATCAGCTCCCGAGTAAATTCAAGTTTGAAGTTTGGGTGGATGTTATTGTTCCAATAGCAGTTTGGATATTTTCAATAGCTATGGCTACCGGTGCGTTTTTAATGGCATTGGTAGTGTCTGTTGTATCTAGTGAGCTTGCAAGATTAACAGGGCCAGTGTCCCCCGTGTCTCCTTTTTGACCACTAGCTCCAGTATCACCTTTAGCACCAGAGTCTCCGGTATCTCCTTTAACTCCTTGTGGTCCTGTATCACCAGTATCACCTTTCAATCCCGCAAGTTGCTGCGGTGTGAAATCTTGATATGTGAATGCATCACCAGTATCACCTTTTGGCCCTGCAGGTCCAGTATCTCCGGTGTCTCCTTTTTGACCACTAGCTCCAGTATCACCTTTAGCACCGGATGCGCCTGTATCGCCAGTAGCTCCCTTAGGTCCTTTCAAATCAAAGTATTGGTCAACTAATGCTTTACCGTCACTTATACATGCAATGTGACATATATTATATTCACTCCTTGTTATAACCCAATCTCCAAGGTTTACTTCTGTTGCCCAAGGATTATCTGCCAATAAATCAGATACATAAAACCCACCATACAATGTTGGTTGAGCTGGACACTCTGCTGAAGATAAGCTGCTATTTCTACCACTATGATACATGAATATTTGAGCGCCTGCTTTACCTGCTGGACCAGTTTCTCCAGTATCTCCGTGAATACCTGTAGCTCCGGACATGTCTGTTATGAATGTGAATTCAGAATTTCCTCTGAGATATAATTTAGCGTTATCGGGGTCTTCAACGTTAGATTGGATTGCAACAAAGCTTCCGTCTGGAACGTTAGCAAAGTCAGCTTCCATTAATGCTATTGTTGCGTATGTTTTAAAAATTGTGAATGGTGCTCCAGCAGGGCCAGTATCACCAGTAGCTCCTTGAGGCCCTGTTGCTCCCATTTCACCTCTTAAGTTTCCAACATCTCTCCAAGTCATTTCTTATTCCTCCCATACATAAAGTTCACCATCAATTAAGTAAGCATCACCTACTTGAGGATTTGGAACATGCTCTTCCAATTCTTCAAGACTACTGTATGAGCCTTTGATTATTGTTGATATTCCTGCAGGACCAGTGACTCCCGTATCGCCAGTGTCTCCTTTTTCTCCTTTAGCACCACTAGCTAATTTAAAACAATTAACATACTTGTATTCATCAGAATCGTCCACCGGATGTAATGCTAAATATTCACCGGAAGAATCTTTAACTGCTCCGTTTTCACCTAGTTTGATTTTATCTGCTGGTGAAATATCTGTAACACCACTGGCTAGTTTGAGTCTGTATAGTTGGCCTAACACTAACACACTAGCTTTTCTTTGGCCATTATCCATTACTGTCGGATCATTAACGATAATGCCTATCGGTATTTCATCATTATCGCCAGTGAATTTCTTGACCATTTCTTTTCCGATTTCTGATTTGTCTGAGATTGTAACAGTGTCTTCAGGATATAATTTGTTTGTATAGTCATAGCCTATGCTTTGGCCTGTTTCTGTAACGACATCTTTTGATGTTACATCTCCATCATCGAGTAAAAATGTTGTGACTTCTTTTCTTTGTTCCAATAAAACTATTTGGTCTTGCATTAAACACTCACCTCATATATGTGATTGCCTTTAACGTGCGGATTGCATTTGATATTCATTCCGTATTTTCTAGCTTCTGTGCAGAAATACAAGTCCTCTGACAGTACTGTGTCATTGCCGTAGATTACATATTTGAAATATGGATATGGCATTTTCTTGAAGACATTAACATTAACGAGAGCGATTCCAAGGCCACCACCTTTAACGTCGAATGGATCGTTAGCTTTCCATAATGTTTCGCCATAGATCATGTTTTTGTCAGTGTAGTCCTTGCCAAAATCAAAGATGACAGTTTGATCTGTTGTTGTTCTTTTCTTGTAGTACCAGCCTAAAGCAATGTCAGTTTCACATTCCAATAGCTTAACTACTGTATCTTTAGGTACA from Methanobrevibacter sp. YE315 encodes:
- a CDS encoding collagen-like protein, translating into MTWRDVGNLRGEMGATGPQGATGDTGPAGAPFTIFKTYATIALMEADFANVPDGSFVAIQSNVEDPDNAKLYLRGNSEFTFITDMSGATGIHGDTGETGPAGKAGAQIFMYHSGRNSSLSSAECPAQPTLYGGFYVSDLLADNPWATEVNLGDWVITRSEYNICHIACISDGKALVDQYFDLKGPKGATGDTGASGAKGDTGASGQKGDTGDTGPAGPKGDTGDAFTYQDFTPQQLAGLKGDTGDTGPQGVKGDTGDSGAKGDTGASGQKGDTGDTGPVNLASSLDTTDTTNAIKNAPVAIAIENIQTAIGTITSTQTSNLNLLGS